In Erpetoichthys calabaricus chromosome 15, fErpCal1.3, whole genome shotgun sequence, one DNA window encodes the following:
- the tbcc gene encoding tubulin-specific chaperone C has translation MACVDDKEGLPERLKRRDRERQEAQEKRRETRERQVVSEEKADYFTETFNKEKASVEELLATCGPEQLEDASSRLSKLQVFVNDSLSFLPSYEVRQAQAALQRLQASLTDRREQLLPKKKFTFRSRKAALAEAAAVVPECNIVPAAEGAPAVVPESAVEPRCGFSDEDCQQLVKTASEINGQDVQLTRLTGCTVKLFGAPSTLHIRQVRDSLVLCGPVSSSVFIDDCSHCVFVFPCQQLRTHNTEECSFYLHVTSRAIIEDCRSMRFAPFTWSYPAIEEHFETAGLDKSKNNWSQVDDFNWLARDVHSPNWSVIPEDERRSEWDS, from the coding sequence ATGGCGTGCGTAGATGATAAAGAAGGCCTCCCGGAGAGGTTGAAGCGACGAGATCGGGAACGACAAGAAGCCCAGGAGAAGCGGAGGGAAACGCGCGAGCGCCAGGTGGTGTCAGAGGAGAAGGCCGACTACTTCACTGAAACCTTCAACAAGGAGAAGGCGTCTGTGGAGGAGCTGCTAGCTACCTGCGGCCCGGAGCAGTTGGAAGACGCCTCCAGCCGGCTCTCCAAACTGCAGGTGTTTGTCAACGACAGCCTCAGTTTCTTGCCTTCTTACGAGGTGAGGCAGGCACAGGCAGCGTTACAGAGGCTCCAGGCATCCCTCACGGACAGACGGGAGCAGCTTCTTCCTAAAAAGAAGTTTACTTTCCGCTCCCGTAAGGCCGCACTTGCTGAAGCTGCCGCTGTTGTTCCCGAATGTAATATCGTACCGGCCGCCGAAGGAGCCCCCGCGGTCGTACCGGAGTCGGCCGTGGAGCCGCGGTGTGGCTTTTCAGACGAGGACTGTCAGCAGCTGGTGAAGACGGCATCGGAGATAAATGGCCAGGACGTGCAGTTGACGCGCCTGACGGGCTGCACAGTCAAGCTGTTCGGCGCTCCTAGCACTCTGCACATCAGGCAGGTGAGGGACTCGCTGGTCCTCTGCGGGCCCGTCAGCAGCTCCGTGTTCATCGATGACTGCTCCCACTGCGTCTTTGTATTCCCTTGCCAGCAGCTGCGCACGCATAACACCGAGGAGTGCAGCTTCTACCTGCACGTCACCAGCCGGGCCATCATCGAGGACTGCCGGAGTATGCGCTTCGCACCCTTCACTTGGAGCTACCCGGCAATCGAGGAGCACTTTGAGACGGCCGGCTTAGACAAGTCCAAAAACAACTGGAGCCAAGTGGACGACTTTAACTGGCTAGCCAGGGATGTGCACTCGCCGAACTGGAGTGTCATACCGGAGGACGAGCGCCGAAGCGAATGGGACTCGTGA